The DNA window ATTTCCACGTCCAGGTAGTTTATTTTGGTGAGAagacggttactcacctttgtaactgttgttcaagatgtgttgctcatatccattccaattaggtgcgTGCATGATCGTTGGAAGATTTTTATCCTAGCAACACTCAGTAGGTTGACTGAGGCGCCCCTGGAGAGGGGCCTTCACAGCGCCGGATATATGCCCCAGCTGACCcagcgccccctcagttccttcttgccggctactccaacagaggggaaggagggtgggtttggaatggatatgagcaacacatctcgaagaacaacagttacaaaaggtaagtaacagtcttttcttcttcgagtgcttgctcataccaattccaattaggtgactcccaagccttacctaggcggTGGAGTCAGAGTGAGATGTCGCAGAGCGAAGGACTGCTGAACAAATGCTGAACAAATGCAGCATCACCCCTGAACTGCTGAATTATCGCATAGGGGGCAGCGAAGGTATGCACGGATGACCAAGTCACTGCCCTACGTATCTCCTGTATTGGTACGTGTGCCAGGAAAGCAGAggatgaagcctgagcctgcGTGGAGTGGGCGGTAAGGTGCGTAGTTGGGACAACAGCCAAGTCATAGCACGCACGGATGCATGATGTGATCCGGGATGAGATGCCCTGGGAGGAGACCGGAAGGCCCTTCATCCGGTCTGCCACAGCAACAAACAGCTGTGACGTTTTCCTGAAAGGTTTTGTTCGCTCGATGTAGAAGGCGAGGGCCCTGCGAATGTCCAGGAAGTGCAGCTGTTGTTCCCGTCGAGATGTGTGCAGCTTTGGGTAGAAGAcggggaggaagatgtcctggttgagaTTGAAGGCCGACACCACCTCAGggaggaaggctgggtggggTTGAAGCTGTACCTTGTCCTTGTGGAACACCATATACAGTGGTTCCAATGTGAGTGCCCTGAGCTCAGACACACACCTCGCCGAGGTAATAGCTATGAGAAAGGCTGTCTTCCAGGAAAGATACAGGAGCGAGCAGGTTGCCATCGGCTGGAACGGGGCACCTAGGAGtttggagaggaccaggttaagatcCCACATAGGGACCGGTTGTCAAATTCGTGGGAACAGCCGCTCCAACCCCTTGAGAAATCTGCTGACCATGGGATTGGAGAAGACCGAACACCTGTTTTCACCTGGGTGGAAAGCTGAAATagctgccaggtgcactctgatGGATGATATTGCCAAGTCCTGCTGTTTTAAGGGCAGGAGATGGTACCTATCATCTTGAACTGACGCCTGTGCGTATGACTCTGAGCGCACAAGCAGGAAAAACGCTTCCACTTGGCTAAGTATGTGGACCTCGTAGAGAGCTTCCTGCTACCCAAAAGAACCTGCTGTACCAAGTGAGAGCAGCACAGCTCAGATTGAGTTAGCCATGCAGCATGGAGTtcatagaggagatggtatgatgggataacgtgattttggtaattaattgatctttaaatattcatggtaaataagcctaatggcctgtgatgagatattagatgggtggaatctgagttacccaggaaagaattttctatagtatctggctagtgaaccttgcccatatgctcagggtttagctgatcgccatatttgggatcgggaaggaattttcctccagggcagattgtaagaggccctggaggtttttcgccttcctctgtagcatggggcacgggtcacttgatggaggattctctgctccttgaagtctttaaaccacgatttgaggacttcaatagctcagacataggtgaggtttttcgcaggagtgggtaggtaagattctgtggcctgcattgtgcaggaggtcagattagatgatcagaatggttccttctgaccttagtatctatgaatctatgtgaggTGGAGAGACTGCAGGTCGGGATCACAGAGTCATCTGTGGTCCTGAGTGATCAGGTCTGGCCACAGGGGGAGCGGAATTGGAGTGTCCACCGACAGCTCTAGAAGAGTGGTATACCAGTGCAACCAAAATCAGACGGGCTCTGTCCCTGCACAGCTTGAGCAGGACCCTGTGGACCAGCGGGAATGGAGGGAAGGTGTAGCACAGGTGATCCTTCCACTGTATTAGGAAGGCGTCCAACAGGGAACCCGGAGAGTGTTCTTGGAGAGAGCAGAACACCTGGCATTTCCGATTCTTGCGAGAGGCGAATAGGTCCATCAGGGGAAAGCCCCACTTCAAGAAGACAGAACGGATGACGTCCGGGTGAACTGAACACTCGTGAGCTTGGAATGatctgctgaggtggtctgcTAAGGTGTTCTGGACTTCTGGGAGAAACGACGCCACCAGATGGATCGAGTGGGCTATACAGAATTCCCACAGACGAGCGGTCTCCTGACAGAGGGGCGGACGACCAGGCTccccttgcttgttgatgtaaaacatggccgTCATGTTGCAGTCCTCACAGAGAATACAATGGCCTTGAATGCACTCTCGGAATGCTTGACACGGCAGGCGCACTGCTCTGAGTTCCCATACGTTGATGTGCAGCGATAACTCTCCTGCTGACCATAGACCCTGTGTACGTAGGTTCCCGAGGTGGGCTCCCCATCCCAGGGATGACGCATCCGTGACCAGGGACACGGAGGGCTGCGGGGCACGAAATGATATCCCTTCGCACACTGATTTGGGGTCCAGCCACCAGCCTAGAGAGGCTAATATCCCTGGCAGGATGGTAACCACTGTGCTCAAGCTGTCCCGACGTAGGCGGTATACTGTTGATAGCCAGGCTTGGAGTAGATGTAGTCGCAACCTGGCGTGTATGGTCACATACATGCAAGAGGCCATGTATCCCAGCAGGCATAGGCATGTTTTCAGAGTCGAGGTCGGGAAATTTTGCAGGCTATGGACGATATTCACCAGGGATTGGAAGTGTGCTTCCGGCAGGAGTGCCCAGCTAGGCTTGAGCCTAAGACTGCTCCTATGAATTCTATCCTCTGGGTTGGTACCAGAGTGGATTTCATGACTGAGCAGAAGGCCCAGTCAATTGAACATATTCATATTGAGCTAAACATGAGACTGCACCTGATCCCTGGAGCGACCCCGCATAAACCAACTGTAGAGATACAGAAACACTTGCATCCGTTGTCGACGAAGGGAGGCAGCCACAACAGCCATGCACTTGGTAAAAACCCTGGGGGCTGTGAACAGGCCGAAAGGAAGGACGGTGAATTGAAAGTGCTGTTGATTGACCACAAAGCGAAGGAAGCATCTGTGTGCTGGGTAGATCGCAATGTGGAAGTACGAACCCTTCATGTCGAGGGCGGCGTACCAGTCTCCAGGATCTAAGGAAGGAATAATGGTCCCTAgtgagaccatgtggaacttcaactttaccatgaatttgttgagtccACATCGGTCCAGGATAGGCCGAAACCCACCCTTGGCCTTGGGGATCAGGAAATAGTGGGAGTAAAAACCCCTGCCCCTTGACTGTTTTGGAAACTCCTCTATCGCTCCCACAGCTAGGAGTGATTAGACCTCCTGTAGAAGGAGGTGCTCATGAGAAGGAGGTGCACCCTGAAGAGtgacagggaaggagggtggggaaaaaagcaaattgGAGGAAGTATCCCCTTTCCACGATGCGTAGGACCCAACAGTCTAATGTTATCCAAGATCACGTACGGAGGAAATGGGAGAGAATTTTGGAAAGGTGGGGAAGGATCCTGAATGGAGACTGGTGCTCCGTCCTTGGGCGCACCTTCAAAAAGTTCTGCTTAGGCCCCACCAATGGCTTGGCAGGGCCCTGGCCTTGGCggccagtttgttttcttttaccaCCTCGGCCGCATCTTCTAAAGAAGTCCTGTCTTGGCCTAGGGGAAAGGTAGGATCTCTGAGGCTGCAGTCTGAAGGGCCTTCTCTGCATTACTGGGGTATGCATTCCCAGAGAGTGCATGATAATTCTCGAGTCCTTCAGACTCTGCAGCCTTGAGAGTCTGTCTTTTCAGAGAATAGGCCCTGGCCATCAAAGGGCAGGTCCTGGAGGGTCTGCTGCAACTCTGGTGGTAAGCCAGAGACCTGCAGCCACAAGATGCGGTGCATGGCTATGCCCGAGGCCAGAGTCCTAGCCGCCGAGTCTGCTGTGTCCTGAGAGGCTTGTAGGGAGGTTCTGGCCACCTTCTTGCCCTCCTCTACTAGAGCGCCAAATTCCTCTCTGGACTCCTGTGGAACCAACCCTAAATTTTTCCATAGAGTGCCACGAATTATAATCATAATCGGCTCAGGAGTGCGTGCTGATTGGCCACCCTGAGCTGCAAGCCTCAGCATCTAGCATCCTTTGATTTAGGCGTCGGGGCCTGCTGACCATGACGTTCCTTCTCATTGACCGAAGCCACGACAAGGGAGCACGGTtggggtgtgtgtatatagaggTACTTATATTCCTTTGAAGGGACAAAGTACTTCCTTTCCATGCCCTTGGCCATAGGTTGAATAGACGCTGGCGATTGCCAGATTGTCTTGGCATTGGCCTGTATAGTCCGTATGACAGGGAGGGCCACTCTGGACAGTGCCTCCACCAAAAGAATATCGACCACTGGGTCCTCtacctccaccacctcctctaTCTGGAGGTTCATATTGCATGCCACCCTGCGAAGCAGTTCCTTGTGGGCACGGAAGTCCATAGGAGGAGGACCTGAAACCGTAATCCCCGCCACTGCTTCATCAGGTGAGGATGAGGAAGATACCCCCGGGACTAAGGGATCCTGTGTGAGGTCCTCTTGCAGGGAATCTTGATGCTTAAGGTCCACCACGCTAGGGGCATGGGCCTGTACTGGTGCTGGAGCAGTCACCTCAGAaactcccgggggggggggtgagaggagaaAGACACAGTGGCCTCCGGTACTTGGGGCTCCAAACGGGCGGAGCGGGAAGCCCCTGAAGGAACCCCTTGGGCCTGATGGTATGCCCGGGGGTCCAAAAAGACCACTGTGGAGGTCCTTGGTCCAGGTCCTGCCTTTGTCCAGCCACTGTCCTGCACCGCCCTTGCCCTGGGCGTGGTAGCCACCTTGTGAGCAGGATGATGCCAACGTGGAGCGAGACAGCCAAGGCGGTGCTGTACGTGTCATCGCCAAATACCCCGGTGCTGTATGGTGCCGCAGTGCCGGGGACTGGTAGCGTGATGCAGAATGCGGGCACCGATCGATGTCTCGGTACCGGTCATATCGGTACCAGAAGCCTGATCTGGATCTCAATGATGATTTCCGGCGAGATCAGTGCCGGGATCTGCTTCGGGTCAAGTGCTGGTCTGACCGGTACCGGGAGCAGCATCAGGAGTCCGATCGGTACCGGCCGAACCGCGATTTGGAACTCCGCGAGCCAGAGTGGCATCGCAAGTATGATCAGTGCCAAGAACGAGATCAGTGCCGGGACTGGGAGAGACGCCGTGATGGGTGCTGGGACCAAGATCAGGACAGGGACCGGTGCCGTCCTGCTTCGCTTGGTGACAGCGCTCATATCAGGGATGTTTTTCCCCTCAATGGCACTGCCTGCACTGGAGGTGCCGCCGGCTGCAGAGGAGTTGGTTCTGTGAGTGCGATCAAGTCCTACGCTGTTGAAAAGGTCTTCGGCATGGAGGGCAGCTTCAGCTTGACCGTGGTGTGCACCGGGGAGCTTACATGTACCAGACTCAATGGCCCTTGCGGCGCTGGAGTCAACCGTGTAGGAGCCATTACTTGTCCTGCGTGCTCAGGCAATGGACGCGGCTCCAACCGCAGTGCGGGACGTGTCGGTGGCTGTCGAACTGACAAACAAGAAGCAGTCGGCATCTGCTTGGGCTGCTTATTCTTCTTCTTCTGGCCCGGAGGTAGGGACCGGCGCTGTGTTGAAGGTGGTGCCAGCCAGATCTGGCACCACGAGTCTTTAGTAGAGTCCAAACGTGGTGCCGGGCCAGTCGGTGCTGCAGGGGCACTTCGCACCAAAGATGACGGTGCAGAGTCCCGGTGCACGGAGGAAGGGACTGGCCAAGTGCCGCCTCCATAAAGAGCTGCTTCAGTCTGAAGTCCCACTTCTTTTTGGTTCTCGGCTTGAAGGCTTTGCAAATGCGGCACTTGTCCGCTTGGTGGGATTCCCCCAGACACCTTAGGCAAGAATCATGGGGGTCTCCCGTTGGCATCGGCTTCAGACAAGCCGAGCAGGGTTTGAAGTCTGGAGACCCAAGCATGGGCCCGACTACTGGGACAGGCAAGAGGGGAGAAGACTCCGTTCCACCCCACTAAGTAAACTAAATCTATCTATAATAAGTAACTAACTACTAACAACTAACTATAAACAAAACTAATCACAAACTATTAACAGGTACTAAAGCGAATGCTAGGGAGAGTGGAGATCAGCCAAGCTGCGCTCCACAGTTTCAACAACCATTACGGGGGGGTAAGAAAGAACTAAGGGGGCGCTGGGTTGGCTGGGGCATATATccggcgccactccagggggcgcctCAGCAGACCCACCGagtgttgctagggtaaaaatcTTCCAACGATCATGCACGCGGTGTGCACGCACCTAGTTGGAATCgatatgaacaagcactcgaagaatgGAACTTTTCTTGGCATTGATGATGAAGCCATATGCCTGGATAAGATTCAGCATCCAAGACATAGCCCTGTATGCTACAGTTCTGATCAAGGTATCATCCAGGAAGGGTACAAGTGAGTTCCCTGTGACCAGAGTCTGGCTATTATCACGACCACCATCTCTGTAGAAACCTTTGGGGTTGAGAACAGGCTGAAAAGCACTGTTCAGTACTGATGCTTCCTGCCATAGGCAAACCTTGGAAATCTGCAGTGACATGATCTGATGGGGATATGCATCTGCTAGATCTACCAAAAAGTCAAGACAACCTCTTGGGACAGGGATGACACCGCAGAGGCCAGGGGCCTCTGAAGCTGAAATGTCTTTTTCTTCATTCACTTGCAAAGCCTTGTGAGGTCAAGAATGACTCCGATACATCCCCCTGCCCACGTACAATGAAGATGGAGTAGAACCTTTCATCGAAAGGAACATACTATTACTTCCATATCTAGAAGATGAGATATTTCATTCTGGATCAGACTGTGTTTTATGGGATCATTGGAGCTGGGTGACTAGATGAAGAGTGGATTGGGTGGAGCCCATATCTTAAGAGAGGATCCCTGGCTCACATGTTTGTGGTAGATGAAAACTattcttctaggaaatgggaaaTCCTGCCCCCTAACTTCAGTTCTGGATGGATGCCTATGCGATCTTTGTAAGAAAGTGGTTTATGGGAGTGGGGGCAGACTGAGGTCCCTCAGGATTTTCCCCTTGACCTCAATTCCATGATTTCCTTTGGGGAAATCTATTGTCTCTTTACTGGTTCTCTGTGAGGATGAGGAGCAAAAACAGCACCTCTGCCTGAAGGCTGATCTATAGTCTCTCCTGATGGCACTTAGTTGGGAAGAGAGAGACTTGGATTTTGCTGCATTTTCAGCCACCACCTTATCCAGCTTTTCTCCAAAAAGCAGGAAGTCGATAAAGTTGACCGAGCCTAGGACCTACTTAGAATGTCCACCTTCCAGAGTTAGAGCCATAGGTAGCACTTGGCTCCTGAACTGGAAGCCTGGAGAACTGGAGGCTCATTGCATCTACTGAGGCATCAGCAACAAACTCTTTTGGCTAGGGAGACGCTTTCTTTAAAGTGGAGCTGAAGTCAGGGTGATTCTCTGTTCTTAAAGGCTTCGAGATCTTCTAGCCAGGAAAGGGATGCTCTAACAAAGCAGGTAGATGCCAGGGATGCTCAGAGAATAGCAGAGGAGACTTCAAAGTTATCGTTGAGAGTGGCTTTCTATCCGCAGGGTTCTTGGGGTAGAACTCACCCTCTGAGGGAATAACCGTACCCCCGGCAAAGTGCGTTTCCATCGTTAGTACCTCAGCAATAGAGCTCTTTGATTCTTGAATGTTACAGAGCCTAAGGTTGCTCTTATTAATACGCTTGCCCTTGTCAGATGTGTTCCATCCATCCCTAATAACTTCCTTGGAGGAATGAAGAAGTATTGCAGCTTTGGGAAAGGATTTTGAGGGAAGAAATATATTCTGAGGCTTACTCAAAAGGAGCCTGCTAAGGTTGCATTTGAATAATGCAGACAACCTTGCTGCACAGAGCTTGAAATTTCTcaggggaaagaaaaagcaagcaagaaagaaaaagttgGTGTATTTTCCTCTATTCTGCTCAGATTCAGCGCCAGACAGCTCGCCTTCCTCAGTGGAGGAGTCAGAGGACTCACAGATCCtaaaaacattttgtgtttttcttttcccttccctttattagcctctctttttttttaaaaaaaccatttGTGCGCGCTTTGGGAGTGTAGATGCTCTGCTGTGGCTTTTTGTGCCTTGCCTTCTTTAGGCCTGCTGCCTTCGCAAGAGATCTGTCTCAGAATCCTCCCCTACTGTGTTCCCATTCTCCCTGGAGCGGAGGGAATAGGACAACTTGTCAGAGCCCTCCTGGCTGGCTTAGGAGGGGGAGTGGCTGATCAGAAGCCTTGCTTCCTTTTCCCAGGGAACTCAAGACACACCTTAAgacttggaggggagggagaacgGGATTGGTGACCCTGCAAGCCTCCCCTCTTTGTTCTGTGAGGGTTCCCTGGGACTTATGTCCCCCTGCCCGGGGTTGAGTGGTCACTGTCCTGCTTATTTTTGGAGCCTCTCTGCTTTGGCGCTCTTAGTCCATCTTTCCCACACTGGAGTTGCTACTGCTTTGGTGGGTATGGGACCCCAGCTGCCTGTCTGACTCATAGCCCAGGGACCTACAGAGTTAGGGATAGAAGGCTGGGTGCTGGCAGGATATAATTCTCTATCTGCCAAGCCTAGGATGGTTGTCTCACACAGAGAGCACTACCTGGATAAGGTGCAGAGGAGCCAGCAAGGAGACACTGCAGGGAAGATTAAACCCCCAAAGGGTTAACCGACCCAGGGAGGAGAAATGCTGAGGAGGGGAGAACACTGCTCCCCACTgcaaagggggaggaaaggaaactGCTGCTTTTCTACTGCCCATGGGGGCAGAGGGATCAAGGCCAAACCATCCAGTGTCAAAAAGCTCATCTGCTTCCATGGGAGGAGAGCAACCCAGATGttcagaattgtgggagatgctgggctgcAGGACAGTGCTCCTATTTCACAGCTCTTACTTCCCTGACAAATGAGATAATCTCCTTTAAACTCCACAACATCTAACATCTGCCTTGAAATATGTTCCCAACACCGTCACACATTCAAATTATTACCCTTAAAGCAAATAATCCCTTAATATTTTACCCAAATTACAATCCCATAACCAGCAAAACAGCAACACTGGATCATGCCCGTGGCCCATCAAATctaatatcctgtctctgacagcagcaAGCATCAGATGCACCTCCCTGAAAACAACAAATGCAGCAGTATGCAGAAGTGGGATAACCTCCCATCTGCATGAAAATCTCATCCTAACCCTTAATGGCAGGGTTTATgttatgcagaattttttttttttttggaagggatataaagtATTAGCATGTACTATAGTTGGATAGTCTTGTTATCCCCAGAAATGTGcagtccctctttgaatctgGTTACATTCTTGGCCTCAATTGTCATCCTGTGGCACAGAGTTCTACAGTCCAGTCACACTGAatggaaaaaagtatttcctgttGTCTGACTCCTTTCCCCATACTCTGTTCGTGTGTTCTGTGATAGAGAGAATACTTGATCAATCTTCTCCATAAAACCACCTACATCAGCAATCTACACATCAGACAGAAACAGTCCTTTAAATAGGGCTCCTGATCACACCACGAGGACAAAACTCCTTAGAGGTTTAAAACAATGAGGAAAAGAGCCCAGAATGAGTGGCTCTGCAGGCAAGAACTATCTAGTAGAACTCCCCACTACCTTGCTCCATCCACAAAGAAACAGTACGTGTCCCAGCCCAAGAGTCCTATTGGGCTGGGGAAGAAAGGAtggagttttctttttaaaaagtcccccccccccatctggtgCCAG is part of the Dermochelys coriacea isolate rDerCor1 chromosome 2, rDerCor1.pri.v4, whole genome shotgun sequence genome and encodes:
- the LOC122458715 gene encoding uncharacterized protein LOC122458715; its protein translation is MASCMYVTIHARLRLHLLQAWLSTVYRLRRDSLSTVVTILPGILASLGWWLDPKSVCEGISFRAPQPSVSLVTDASSLGWGAHLGNLRTQGLWSAGELSLHINVWELRAVRLPCQAFRECIQGHCILCEDCNMTAMFYINKQGEPGRPPLCQETARLWEFCIAHSIHLVASFLPEVQNTLADHLSRSFQAHECSVHPDVIRSVFLKWGFPLMDLFASRKNRKCQVFCSLQEHSPGSLLDAFLIQWKDHLCYTFPPFPLVHRVLLKLCRDRARLILVALVYHSSRAVGGHSNSAPPVARPDHSGPQMTL